From Cucumis melo cultivar AY chromosome 1, USDA_Cmelo_AY_1.0, whole genome shotgun sequence, a single genomic window includes:
- the LOC103501271 gene encoding farnesyl pyrophosphate synthase-like isoform X1 has translation MSEFRSKFLDVYSLLKSELLHDPAFEFTDDSRQWVERMLDYNVPGGKLNRGLSVIDSYKLLKQGEKLTEDEVFLASALGWCIEWFQAYFLVLDDIMDKAVTRRGQPCWFRVPKVGMVAVNDGIMLRNHISRILKNHFKEKPYYVDLMELFNEVEFQTASGQMIDLITTLEGEKDLSKYSLPLHHRIVQYKTAYYSFYLPVACALLMAGENLENHNDVKNILIDMGTYFQVQDDYLDCFGLPDVIGKVGTDIEDFKCSWLVVKAVELSDEKQKTLLHENYGKADKDCVAKVKELYKDLNLEGVFSEYERKSYKKLLKSIEVHPSDAVQAVLKSFLAKIYKRQK, from the exons ATGAGTGAATTCAGGTCCAAATTCTTGGACGTTTACTCATTGTTGAAATCCGAGCTCCTTCACGACCCTGCTTTCGAGTTCACTGACGATTCTCGCCAATGGGTCGAGCGG ATGCTGGATTACAATGTACCTGGAG GAAAGTTGAACAGAGGTCTCTCTGTCATTGATAGCTACAAGTTACTAAAACAGGGGGAAAAGCTGACTGAAGATGAAGTGTTTCTGGCTTCTGCACTTGGTTGGTGCATTGAATGG TTTCAAGCATATTTTCTTGTTCTTGACGACATCATGGACAAGGCTGTTACACGACGTGGACAACCTTGCTGGTTCAGGGTACCAAAG GTTGGAATGGTTGCCGTAAATGATGGCATAATGCTACGGAACCATATCTCGAGAATCCTCAAGAATCATTTCAAAGAAAAGCCTTATTATGTGGATCTTATGGAATTGTTTAATGAG GTAGAGTTTCAAACAGCCTCAGGACAGATGATAGATTTAATTACCACACTCGAAGGAGAGAAAGATCTGTCAAAGTACTCATTACCTCT TCACCATCGCATTGTTCAGTACAAAACTGCATACTACTCGTTCTACCTCCCG GTTGCATGTGCATTGCTAATGGCAGGTGAAAATTTGGAGAATCATAATGATGTCAAGAACATTCTCATTGATATGGGAACCTATTTTCAAGTGCAG GATGATTATCTGGATTGTTTTGGTCTTCCTGATGTGATAGGGAAG GTTGGAACAGATATTGAAGACTTCAAGTGCTCTTGGCTTGTTGTGAAAGCGGTAGAACTAAGTGATGAAAAACAGAAGACTTTGCTACAT GAAAATTATGGGAAAGCAGATAAGGATTGTGTTGCCAAAGTGAAAGAGTTATATAAAGATCTCAATCTTGAG GGCGTATTTTCCGAGTACGAGAGAAAAAGCTACAAGAAGCTTCTAAAATCCATAGAAGTTCATCCAAGTGATGCAGTACAAGCAGTATTGAAATCTTTCCTTGCAAAGATTTACAAAAGGCAGAAATAG
- the LOC103501271 gene encoding farnesyl pyrophosphate synthase-like isoform X2 yields MSEFRSKFLDVYSLLKSELLHDPAFEFTDDSRQWVERMLDYNVPGGKLNRGLSVIDSYKLLKQGEKLTEDEVFLASALGWCIEWFQAYFLVLDDIMDKAVTRRGQPCWFRVPKVGMVAVNDGIMLRNHISRILKNHFKEKPYYVDLMELFNEVEFQTASGQMIDLITTLEGEKDLSKYSLPLHHRIVQYKTAYYSFYLPVACALLMAGENLENHNDVKNILIDMGTYFQVQDDYLDCFGLPDVIGKVGTDIEDFKCSWLVVKAVELSDEKQKTLLHGVFSEYERKSYKKLLKSIEVHPSDAVQAVLKSFLAKIYKRQK; encoded by the exons ATGAGTGAATTCAGGTCCAAATTCTTGGACGTTTACTCATTGTTGAAATCCGAGCTCCTTCACGACCCTGCTTTCGAGTTCACTGACGATTCTCGCCAATGGGTCGAGCGG ATGCTGGATTACAATGTACCTGGAG GAAAGTTGAACAGAGGTCTCTCTGTCATTGATAGCTACAAGTTACTAAAACAGGGGGAAAAGCTGACTGAAGATGAAGTGTTTCTGGCTTCTGCACTTGGTTGGTGCATTGAATGG TTTCAAGCATATTTTCTTGTTCTTGACGACATCATGGACAAGGCTGTTACACGACGTGGACAACCTTGCTGGTTCAGGGTACCAAAG GTTGGAATGGTTGCCGTAAATGATGGCATAATGCTACGGAACCATATCTCGAGAATCCTCAAGAATCATTTCAAAGAAAAGCCTTATTATGTGGATCTTATGGAATTGTTTAATGAG GTAGAGTTTCAAACAGCCTCAGGACAGATGATAGATTTAATTACCACACTCGAAGGAGAGAAAGATCTGTCAAAGTACTCATTACCTCT TCACCATCGCATTGTTCAGTACAAAACTGCATACTACTCGTTCTACCTCCCG GTTGCATGTGCATTGCTAATGGCAGGTGAAAATTTGGAGAATCATAATGATGTCAAGAACATTCTCATTGATATGGGAACCTATTTTCAAGTGCAG GATGATTATCTGGATTGTTTTGGTCTTCCTGATGTGATAGGGAAG GTTGGAACAGATATTGAAGACTTCAAGTGCTCTTGGCTTGTTGTGAAAGCGGTAGAACTAAGTGATGAAAAACAGAAGACTTTGCTACAT GGCGTATTTTCCGAGTACGAGAGAAAAAGCTACAAGAAGCTTCTAAAATCCATAGAAGTTCATCCAAGTGATGCAGTACAAGCAGTATTGAAATCTTTCCTTGCAAAGATTTACAAAAGGCAGAAATAG